The nucleotide sequence GGTCAGGGGATGTGCGGACATAGGTGTTCCTTCCTTTAATGGGCAATTGGCTGGGTTTCTCTGGCCACCATATCAAATACTTTTTTCTTGGTCAGCAAGGCGTCCAAAATATTCAGCAATGAATCCCGTTCACGTGGTTCCAAGGTGTTAATCAGTCGCACCCGTTCCGCCACGGCCTGGTCTTCCGCCTGGAGCGGTGCCATTTGTTCTTCCTGGTCGTTGAGCAGGTAATCCGCCGACACTTCAAATTCCTGAGTCAGTTTTTTAAGTAACTCAATCGACGGTTGAAAACGCCCGCCTTCCAGACGACAAACATGATTGGTATGCACGCCTAACCGTTTCGCCAGTTCAGCCTGCGCCCAGCCACGTAGTTTTCGGTGATGCTTGATTTTTTCTGGGAGCGTCATGGAATCACTCTGTTTGGTAATTTCATAAAGTCCTTG is from Acidobacteriota bacterium and encodes:
- a CDS encoding helix-turn-helix transcriptional regulator, with translation MIQGLYEITKQSDSMTLPEKIKHHRKLRGWAQAELAKRLGVHTNHVCRLEGGRFQPSIELLKKLTQEFEVSADYLLNDQEEQMAPLQAEDQAVAERVRLINTLEPRERDSLLNILDALLTKKKVFDMVARETQPIAH